One window of Oryza brachyantha chromosome 12, ObraRS2, whole genome shotgun sequence genomic DNA carries:
- the LOC102719724 gene encoding cytochrome P450 90A4: protein MDAAALLLLAAAAAAAVVLGWLYAAGHAAGGAKKRARMPPGSTGLPLVGETLRLISAYKTPNPEPFIDERVARHGGVFTTHVFGERTVFSADPAFNRLLLAAEGRAVHSSYPSSIATLLGARSLLLTRGAAHKRLHSLTLTRLGRPASPPLLAHIDRLVLATMRQWEPAATVRLLDEAKKITFNLTVKQLVSIEPGPWTESLRCEYVKLIDGFFSIPFPFAHLLPFTTYGQALKARKKVAGALREVIKKRMEEKTENGGVDGEDEVKKEKMDMVEELLEAEGGSFSEEEMVDFCLSLLVAGYETTSVLMTLAVKFLTETPAALAELKEEHANIRGMKGKNQPLEWSDYKSMPFTQCVINETLRVGNIISGVFRRANTDIHYEDYTIPKGCKIFASFRAVHLNNEHYENARTFNPWRWQVNNKLQNAVGANIFTPFGGGPRLCPGYELARVVVSIFLHHLVTRFSWEPAEEDRLVFFPTTRTLKGYPINLRLLSESIC, encoded by the exons ATGGACGCGGCCGCGCTGCTCCTcctggccgcggccgccgccgccgccgtagtgCTCGGGTGGCTCTACGCCGCCGGCCATGCCGCTGGGGGTGCGAAGAAGAGGGCGCGGATGCCCCCCGGGAGCACGGGGTTGCCTCTGGTTGGCGAGACCCTGCGGCTCATCTCCGCCTACAAGACGCCCAACCCGGAGCCCTTCATCGACGAGCGCGTGGCGCGCCACGGCGGCGTCTTCACCACCCACGTCTTCGGCGAGCGCACCGTCTTCTCCGCCGACCCGGCCTTcaaccgcctcctcctcgccgccgagggCCGCGCCGTCCACTCCAGCTACCCGTCCTCCATCGCCACGCTCCTCGGCGCGCGCTCGCTGCTCCTCACCCGCGGCGCCGCGCACAAGAGGCTCCACTCGCTCACCCTCACCCGCCTCGGCcgccccgcctcgccgccgctcctcgcgCACATCGACCGCCTCGTGCTCGCCACCATGCGCCAGTGGGagcccgccgccaccgtccgcCTCCTGGACGAGGCCAAGAAGATCACCTTCAACCTCACCGTCAAGCAGCTCGTCAGCATCGAGCCGGGACCGTGGACCGAGAGCCTCCGCTGCGAGTACGTCAAGCTCATCGACGGCTTCTTCTCCATCCCCTTTCCTTTCGCCCACCTCCTTCCTTTTACCACCTACGGCCAGGCCCTCAAG GCGAGGAAGAAAGTGGCGGGGGCGCTGCGGGAGGTGATAAAGAAGAGGATGGAGGAGAAAACCGAGAATGGTGGCGTTGATGGGGAGGATGAggtgaagaaggagaagatgGATATGGTCGAGGAGCTTCTTGAGGCGGAGGGTGGTAGCTTCTCGGAGGAGGAAATGGTGGACTTCTGTCTTTCTCTGCTGGTGGCTGGGTACGAGACTACGTCTGTGCTCATGACATTGGCGGTGAAGTTCCTCACCGAGACGCCTGCGGCGCTGGCTGAACTCAAG GAAGAGCATGCCAATATCAGGGGCATGAAAGGCAAAAACCAACCCCTTGAGTGGAGCGATTACAAGTCAATGCCATTTACCCAATGT GTAATAAATGAAACACTTCGTGTGGGTAACATTATAAGTGGAGTATTCAGGCGGGCAAACACTGATATTCATTATGAAG ATTACACAATTCCAAAGGGCTGCAAAATTTTTGCTTCCTTCCGAGCTGTGCACCTAAATAATGAACATTACGAGAATGCTCGGACATTTAACCCTTGGAGATGGCAG GTCAACAATAAACTTCAGAATGCAGTAGGGGCAAATATATTTACTCCATTTGGTGGTGGACCTCGGTTGTGTCCTGGCTACGAGCTTGCCCGGGTTGTCGTTTCTATTTTCCTCCATCATCTTGTAACGCGCTTTAG CTGGGAACCAGCCGAGGAAGATAGACTTGTCTTCTTCCCCACCACACGAACTCTCAAAGGATACCCCATCAACCTTCGGCTGCTTTCAGAATCAATTTGCTGA
- the LOC102700849 gene encoding two-component response regulator ORR9: MAVAIETPFHVLAVDDSLPDRKLIERLLKTSSFQVTTVDSGSKALEFLGLHAHEDSPISVQADQQEAAVNLIITDYCMPGMTGYDLLKKIKESSCLRDIPVVIMSSENIPSRINRCLEEGADEFFLKPVRLSDMSKLKPHILKSRCKEQYQQEQHLQSNSESSNSSNPTNENSSNPTNENSSSTCSNSHKRKANDDEVLPHATRPKHN; this comes from the exons ATGGCAGTAGCTATAGAGACTCCGTTCCATGTCCTGGCTGTGGATGACAGCCTCCCTGACAGGAAGCTCATTGAGAGACTACTCAAGACCTCTTCTTTCCAAG TTACCACTGTTGATTCTGGTAGCAAGGCTCTGGAGTTCTTGGGGCTCCATGCTCATGAGGACAGCCCTATTTCGGTTCAAGCAGATCAGCAG GAGGCTGCAGTGAACCTGATCATCACAGACTACTGCATGCCTGGCATGACAGGATATGATCTTCTCAAGAAAATCAAG GAATCGTCATGTTTGAGGGACATCCCAGTTGTGATCATGTCATCGGAGAACATTCCTTCAAGGATCAATAG ATGCCTGGAGGAAGGAGCAGATGAATTTTTCCTTAAACCAGTTCGGCTCTCGGACATGAGCAAGCTGAAGCCCCACATCCTGAAAAGTAGATGCAAGGAGCAATACCAGCAGGAACAACACCTGCAAAGCAACAGCGAAAGCAGCAACAGCAGTAACCCCACAAACGAGAACAGCAGCAACCCCACAAACgagaacagcagcagcacttgCAGTAACAGCCACAAGAGAAAGGCAAACGATGACGAAGTTTTGCCCCACGCAACAAGACCAAAGCACAATTAA
- the LOC102720008 gene encoding DNA-directed RNA polymerase V subunit 5A, translated as MVGPFLEFKGKSDKSKREGQIRLFLNEEEEKKNSHSGPSHHSTTVEEESQQSFTTLETAESTNATVPVAREVPPPPAVAPAASDVPPSAVAVMEAAEMEIDDDLPEVPDCIASMVDRSGSVESKRLFLARRTALEMLRDRGYSVPDEEIARTLPEFRAWWGEKSEIERLAFTTTLVSDPSKKVQIVFCPPEPVKIATIREIYRQTEGENLSRLILILQSRILSRARESIKEIFKLKVDIFQVTELLVNITKHVLKPKHEVLSAAQKAKLLKQYNVEDSQLPRMLETDPVARYYGLDKGTVVKVIYDSELTGNHVAYRCVF; from the exons ATGGTTGGTCCATTTTTAGAGTTTAAGGGCAAATCAGATAAATCAAAGCGAGAGGGGCAAATCAGGCTTTTCCTCAAT gaagaggaagaaaaaaaaaatagtcactcCGGCCCTTCCCACCATTCCACCACAGTAGAAGAAGAATCCCAGCAATCGTTCACAACACTAGAAACGGCGGAGAGCACGAACGCCACCGTTCCCGTCGCACGCGAGGTtccccctcctcccgccgtcgcccccgccgcgAGCGACGTTCCCCCTTCCGCCGTTGCCGtgatggaggcggcggagatggaGATCGACGACGACTTGCCCGAGGTCCCCGACTGCATAGCGTCGATGGTCGACCGCAGCGGCAGCGTGGAGAGCAAGCGCCTGTTCCTCGCGCGCCGCACGGCGCTGGAGATGCTGCGCGACCGCGGGTACTCCGTGCCGGATGAGGAGATCGCCCGCACCCTCCCTGAGTTCCGCGCCTGGTGGGGTGAGAAGTCTGAAATCGAACGCCTCGCCTTCACCACCACCCTCGTCTCCGACCCCTCCAAGAAG GTACAAATTGTATTCTGCCCACCAGAGCCTGTCAAAATTGCAACTATTCGAGAGATATATCGACAGACAGAAGGAGAGAACTTGTCCAGACTGATTCTGATACTACAGAGCAGAATATTATCTAGAGCTAGAGAGTCTATCAAGGAGATCTTCAAACTTAAAGTAGACATATTCCAG GTCACAGAGTTACTGGTAAACATTACTAAGCATGTCCTGAAgcccaagcatgaagtgttGAGTGCAGCTCAAAAGGCCAAACTCCTCAAGCAATACAATGTGGAGGACTCACAG TTGCCTCGCATGCTAGAGACTGATCCTGTTGCTCGCTACTATGGCCTTGACAAGGGAACTGTGGTTAAAGTTATATATGACAGCGAGCTTACTGGGAATCATGTGGCCTATCGATGTGTTTTCTGA
- the LOC102719443 gene encoding E3 ubiquitin-protein ligase SIRP1 has product MADEQRDPNQIRVSRAQLLAYLSFLQQAQLPDFVQAVNININHGIGEGGGGGEAYSNGGFGAVPASSEAIAALMETTVGETKEKACAVLEDFEEGERLKRTPCSHGFHASCISEWLRLSRLCPHCRFALPAQKDSEQKGATEA; this is encoded by the coding sequence ATGGCCGATGAACAGAGAGACCCGAACCAGATACGGGTGTCCCGTGCGCAGCTGCTCGCCTACCTGTCTTTCTTACAACAAGCACAGCTGCCGGACTTCGTTCAAGCAGTAAATATCAACATCAATCATGGCATcggagagggcggcggcggcggcgaagcgtaCAGCAATGGCGGGTTCGGTGCTGTCCCGGCCTCCAGTGAAGCCATCGCCGCGCTGATGGAGACGACGGTGGGTGAGACGAAGGAGAAGGCATGCGCGGTTTTAGAGGATTTCGAGGAGGGTGAGAGGCTCAAGAGGACGCCTTGCTCCCATGGATTCCACGCGAGCTGCATCTCCGAGTGGCTTAGGCTCAGCCGCCTCTGCCCGCATTGCCGTTTTGCTCTGCCTGCTCAGAAGGATTCCGAACAGAAAGGCGCAACCGAGGCGTGA